From a single Collimonas pratensis genomic region:
- a CDS encoding sugar ABC transporter ATP-binding protein has product MKPVSDATPILEMRAISKTFSGLRVLKEVDLTVYAGEVHALMGENGAGKSTLMKVLSGAHAADAGGEIRIDGKAVANYGPRAAKELGVAVIYQELSLCPNLSVAENIYLGRELKRGWTVDRKAMEAGCVDVLVRLGADFGPQTKVSSLSIAERQLVEIARAIHAHARILVMDEPTTPLSSRETDRLFALIRQLRQEGLAIVYISHRMAEIYELSDRVSVLRDGKHVGMLERADLSAEALVKMMVGRDLSGFYKKEHAPYDPGNVVMRVRDMADGGRVRGCSFDLHAGEVLGIAGLVGAGRTELARLIFGADARISGTLEVAGKAVASLRGPTDAIRAGVVYLTEDRKAQGLFLDMSVRDNINVCACVPDSRYGGVLDRRRGARRSEEAIKSLSIRVASGNVNVGALSGGNQQKVLLARLLEIKPHVLILDEPTRGVDIGSKSEIYRIINDLAKAGVGVVVISSELPEIVGTSDRVLVMREGELVAELGGHSGRDISQENIIELATGAQQVEPQAA; this is encoded by the coding sequence ATGAAACCAGTATCCGACGCGACGCCTATCCTGGAGATGCGCGCCATCTCCAAGACCTTCAGCGGTTTGCGCGTATTGAAAGAAGTCGACCTGACGGTCTACGCCGGCGAGGTGCATGCCTTGATGGGGGAAAACGGCGCCGGCAAGTCGACCTTGATGAAAGTCCTGTCCGGCGCCCATGCGGCGGATGCCGGCGGCGAAATCCGCATCGACGGCAAGGCGGTGGCCAATTACGGCCCGCGCGCCGCCAAGGAACTGGGCGTGGCCGTGATCTACCAGGAACTGAGCTTGTGTCCGAACCTGAGCGTGGCGGAAAACATCTACCTCGGCCGCGAGTTGAAGCGCGGCTGGACCGTTGACCGCAAGGCGATGGAAGCCGGCTGCGTCGACGTCCTGGTGCGCCTGGGGGCCGACTTCGGGCCGCAGACCAAGGTCAGCAGCCTGTCGATTGCCGAGCGCCAGCTGGTCGAGATTGCCCGCGCCATCCACGCCCATGCGCGCATCCTGGTGATGGACGAGCCGACCACGCCGCTGTCTTCGCGCGAGACTGACCGCTTGTTTGCGCTGATCCGCCAGTTGCGCCAGGAAGGGCTGGCGATCGTCTACATCAGCCATCGCATGGCCGAGATCTATGAGTTGTCGGATCGCGTTTCTGTGCTGCGCGACGGCAAGCATGTCGGCATGCTGGAACGGGCCGATCTTTCTGCCGAGGCGCTGGTGAAGATGATGGTCGGCCGTGACCTTTCCGGTTTTTACAAGAAAGAGCACGCACCCTACGATCCTGGCAATGTAGTGATGCGGGTGCGCGACATGGCCGACGGCGGCCGCGTCCGTGGCTGCAGCTTTGACTTGCACGCCGGCGAGGTGCTGGGCATCGCCGGCCTGGTCGGCGCCGGCCGCACCGAATTGGCGCGCCTGATCTTTGGCGCCGATGCGCGCATTTCCGGCACGCTGGAAGTGGCGGGCAAGGCGGTTGCCAGCTTGCGCGGCCCAACCGACGCCATCCGCGCTGGGGTGGTCTACCTGACCGAAGATCGCAAGGCACAAGGACTGTTCCTCGACATGAGTGTGCGCGACAACATCAATGTTTGCGCCTGCGTGCCGGACTCCCGCTATGGCGGCGTGCTGGACCGCCGCCGCGGCGCGCGCCGCTCGGAAGAGGCGATCAAGTCGCTCTCGATCCGGGTAGCGTCCGGCAATGTCAATGTCGGCGCGCTGTCGGGCGGCAACCAGCAAAAAGTGCTGCTGGCGCGCCTGCTGGAAATCAAGCCGCACGTATTGATTCTGGACGAGCCTACGCGCGGTGTCGACATCGGTTCCAAATCGGAGATTTATCGCATCATCAATGACCTGGCCAAGGCCGGCGTCGGGGTGGTGGTGATTTCCAGCGAACTGCCGGAAATCGTCGGCACCTCGGACCGCGTGCTGGTGATGCGGGAAGGCGAACTGGTGGCAGAACTGGGTGGCCATTCAGGACGCGACATCAGCCAGGAAAACATTATCGAACTGGCCACCGGCGCACAGCAAGTAGAGCCGCAAGCGGCTTGA